The segment AACTCGGTGATAACCACAACACCATTAAATATTACACAAAAGTCATTAATAACACCACGGATCAACAGGTCAAGGAACAAGCCCTTGATGGACTAAATTCCTTACAGAAAAAAGTGCCACCCATGAAACGGCAAAATAATAAACCTTGAGTTATAAAGATACATTCGCCAAACCCCGGATAGTGGTCAGCAAATGCCTGGGGTTCGCCGCCTGCCGCTACAACGGCCTGATGATCTCCAGTCCTTTGGTTCGAAAACTTAAGGACCACGTCGACTTCGTCCCGGTCTGCCCGGAACAGGAGATCGGCCTAGGCGTGCCCCGCGATCCCATCAGGGTCATTGAAATCAAGGGCCGCCGCTCGCTGTTCCAGCCGGCCACCGGCCGCGACCTGACCAAAGAGATGAAGGCCTTTGCCGGAAAATTCTTCAGAAACCTTGGCCCGGTGGACGGTTTTCTGCTCAAGAGCCGCTCCCCCTCCTGCGGCATCGGGGATGTCAAGATATATTCCGGCACCAAGGAGAAGCAAACTATTCTGACCGCCAAGGGTCACGGATTCTTCGGTAGCCGGGTGATGAAACTTTACCCGGGGCTGGCCATAGAAGACGAAAGCCGGTTGAAGAAAGCCGCCATCAGGGAACATTTTTTGACCAGTATCTTCACTATGGCTTATCAAAGGAGAACCTTGAAGTCTGGCTCGGTAAAAAAATGATTCGGCCCCGGCCCAGGCCGAATGTTTCAGCCTTAAACAGAAAAATAGCATAATAAAAAGGATCTTATGTTAAAAGCACTGAAGACGACATTATTCCTTTCAATTTTTGCGGTTTTGGCCTTTGTCCCCGGCCAGGTTCAGGCCCAGGAGGCAAAATACAATTATACCGATGACGAAGGCTATGGGTTCAATTCCGGAAACCGCATATTGCTGGGATACGCCGCCAATATCCCCAACCAATATCTGGGTTTTACCCTGGGTTTTTCCCGTCCCAGAACCTGGGGCCTCTTTATAGACTACAAAATGAACACCGCCTCCCTGGATATCGCTTCTTATTTATATGATTACACCGTCGAGTATGTTGCTACAGTTTACACCTCCGATACTTTAAAAGATACCCGCGGTTCCTGGATTACGGTCAACGGAGGAATGACCCGGCCTCTCAACGACAATTTCTGCGCCTATCTGGGGCTAGGCGTATCCTTTTACCGGGTTTACCGGCAGTATTACGA is part of the candidate division TA06 bacterium genome and harbors:
- a CDS encoding DUF523 domain-containing protein, with amino-acid sequence MSYKDTFAKPRIVVSKCLGFAACRYNGLMISSPLVRKLKDHVDFVPVCPEQEIGLGVPRDPIRVIEIKGRRSLFQPATGRDLTKEMKAFAGKFFRNLGPVDGFLLKSRSPSCGIGDVKIYSGTKEKQTILTAKGHGFFGSRVMKLYPGLAIEDESRLKKAAIREHFLTSIFTMAYQRRTLKSGSVKK